A region from the Candidatus Electrothrix scaldis genome encodes:
- the rsmG gene encoding 16S rRNA (guanine(527)-N(7))-methyltransferase RsmG, producing MCDRKQFQTGLDRLGLLLPQEQLDRLLLYCQELQKWSQRINLIARNTSARDIVEKHFLDSLTLLPIIQQYSAENGQDKNARSTLMDVGTGAGFPGLVLAAALPELTVTLVEPRQKRVSFLRHIVRTLGLANVQIMDQRIEQDQIWDGPEYSFVTSRAVAAKEIFLPLVEGVASRNTVVIMMGATGEAPKANQDGQGEQGAPGWISLGEHKFSLPFSGDPRVLTLLQKAS from the coding sequence ATGTGTGACCGTAAACAATTTCAAACCGGCTTGGACAGACTTGGCCTCCTGCTCCCGCAGGAGCAGCTTGATAGGCTCCTTCTCTATTGCCAGGAGCTGCAAAAATGGAGCCAGCGGATCAACCTGATTGCCCGCAATACCAGCGCAAGGGATATCGTGGAAAAGCATTTTCTCGATTCCCTGACTCTGCTGCCGATTATTCAGCAATACAGCGCGGAGAACGGCCAGGACAAGAACGCTAGATCAACCCTCATGGACGTGGGCACGGGAGCTGGTTTTCCTGGCTTGGTGCTGGCCGCAGCCCTGCCGGAGCTGACCGTCACCCTAGTTGAACCTCGGCAGAAGCGGGTCTCCTTTTTGCGCCATATCGTCCGCACCCTGGGGCTCGCTAATGTCCAGATCATGGATCAACGGATTGAGCAGGACCAGATTTGGGATGGCCCAGAATACAGCTTTGTCACCAGCCGGGCCGTGGCCGCAAAGGAGATCTTCCTCCCTCTGGTTGAGGGTGTTGCCAGCAGAAATACGGTGGTGATCATGATGGGCGCAACAGGCGAAGCCCCTAAAGCGAACCAGGATGGGCAGGGAGAGCAGGGGGCTCCGGGCTGGATATCCTTGGGCGAGCACAAGTTTTCTCTTCCTTTTTCTGGTGATCCACGCGTCTTGACCCTGTTGCAAAAGGCCAGCTAA
- a CDS encoding deoxyribonuclease IV, giving the protein MPLLGAHESIAGGLHLAFDRIRQVDGTALQIFTRNQRQWKAAPVDDAEVTAFQQAWQEAGQMPVASHASYLINLASSKEEKAAKSITAFIAELQRCARLGVPYLVFHPGSHGGAGVEAGLKNVVAHLDQVIEQAGSDCAQVKILLETTAGQGTALGSRFEELAWILEQSRFPEQLGVCVDTCHIFAAGYDIRTPEAFTATFEEFEQVIGTERIHFFHLNDSKKSLASRVDRHEHIGKGEIGLTGFELLLNDPRFRNHPMTLETPKGDDLAEDRENIALLRSLCR; this is encoded by the coding sequence ATGCCACTACTCGGAGCCCACGAATCCATAGCAGGCGGACTGCACCTCGCCTTTGACCGCATCCGCCAAGTCGACGGAACAGCTTTACAGATCTTCACCCGAAACCAGCGCCAGTGGAAGGCAGCCCCTGTGGACGATGCAGAGGTCACGGCCTTTCAGCAGGCATGGCAGGAGGCAGGCCAGATGCCTGTGGCCTCCCATGCCTCGTATCTGATCAACCTGGCAAGCAGCAAAGAGGAAAAGGCTGCAAAATCCATCACTGCCTTTATTGCGGAATTACAACGCTGCGCCCGGCTTGGAGTGCCTTATCTGGTTTTTCATCCTGGCAGTCATGGTGGTGCCGGGGTGGAGGCAGGCTTGAAGAATGTTGTCGCACATCTGGACCAAGTGATTGAGCAGGCAGGTTCGGACTGTGCGCAGGTCAAGATTCTGCTTGAGACCACTGCCGGACAGGGAACCGCATTGGGCAGTCGTTTTGAGGAGTTGGCCTGGATTTTAGAGCAGAGTCGCTTTCCTGAGCAGCTTGGTGTCTGCGTGGATACCTGTCACATCTTTGCCGCTGGCTATGATATCCGTACACCTGAGGCCTTCACCGCTACCTTTGAGGAGTTTGAGCAGGTCATCGGTACCGAGCGAATTCACTTTTTCCATCTCAATGATTCCAAGAAATCCCTGGCCTCACGGGTGGATCGGCATGAACATATCGGGAAGGGTGAGATAGGCCTGACAGGCTTTGAACTCCTGCTGAACGATCCCCGTTTCCGTAATCACCCCATGACGCTTGAAACACCGAAGGGGGATGATTTAGCTGAGGATCGGGAGAATATTGCGCTGTTGCGGTCGCTTTGTCGTTGA
- a CDS encoding Fic family protein, with amino-acid sequence MQDIDKQSLHNAYRLFETGDIDQCEIGTTKGLQQIHHYLFHGLYDFAGEIRANNIAKGNFRFANSLYLNEILIKIEQMPEGTFEEIIAKYVEMNIAHPFMEGNGRAMRIWLDMILKTQLKKVVNWQFVDKVLYLQAMERSPVNDLEIRTLLSANLTKKVNDREIIFKGIDQSYYYEGVIGDPKAPV; translated from the coding sequence ATGCAAGATATCGATAAACAAAGTCTCCATAACGCGTATCGTCTCTTTGAAACCGGCGATATTGATCAATGTGAAATCGGCACAACAAAGGGCCTGCAACAAATTCATCATTATCTTTTTCATGGCCTGTATGATTTTGCCGGAGAAATAAGGGCAAACAACATCGCAAAAGGTAACTTCAGGTTTGCCAACTCTCTGTACCTGAATGAAATATTGATAAAAATCGAGCAGATGCCGGAGGGTACCTTTGAAGAGATCATAGCTAAATATGTGGAGATGAATATCGCCCACCCTTTCATGGAGGGAAATGGGCGAGCTATGCGTATTTGGCTGGATATGATATTGAAAACACAATTGAAAAAAGTGGTCAATTGGCAGTTTGTAGATAAGGTGCTGTATTTGCAGGCAATGGAGAGAAGTCCGGTCAATGATTTGGAAATTAGAACTCTCCTATCAGCAAATTTAACCAAGAAGGTTAACGATCGGGAAATTATCTTTAAAGGGATAGATCAGTCTTATTATTATGAAGGAGTAATAGGGGATCCGAAAGCGCCGGTATAA
- a CDS encoding AAA family ATPase, translating into MQKLPIGKQEFKGLIQGGFIYVDKTQHLLSLAQSTVPIFLSRPRRFGKSLMINTFKELFKGEKELFQNTYAYNNWDFQQTHPVIRLDLSKAGGDDVEVIASKLLELIYNAAEDLDIHIRETPHPDIAFDRLIRKAGKSTPAVLLIDEYDAPVLNNLNKPELPAIKELLREFYKIIKADEEYIRFIFITGISKFTQMGVFSALNHLNDITLNEEYAGCCGYTADEIASAFAEQIQEIRKKQHLTESEFWEKLSSYYNGYSWDGETFMYNPFSILKYFDNKGRLIPYWMETGSPEYIIRYSANKKYDLVDFEQIKVSPSFLSKRDIDQATPESFLTQAGYLTIKKREEESYTLDFPNDEVRRSFCELILNAQYTVADADILGVQDGLRKALQEKDIEKIIGQFQIIYSSIPYVHFDANKTEHFYSATLLMYLQAAGFDASPERLGNKGRLDLSLCHEQCVYIFELKTESAQKALRQIKEKNYAGAYRNRQVILVGLRIDFSERNIVQYDVERL; encoded by the coding sequence ATGCAGAAACTACCCATCGGTAAACAGGAATTTAAAGGGCTTATTCAAGGCGGTTTTATATATGTTGATAAAACACAACACCTCCTTTCCTTAGCCCAATCCACAGTCCCCATCTTTCTTTCCCGGCCAAGAAGGTTTGGAAAATCCCTAATGATAAACACCTTTAAGGAACTTTTCAAGGGAGAGAAAGAACTCTTTCAAAACACCTATGCCTATAACAACTGGGATTTCCAACAAACCCACCCGGTGATCAGGCTGGACCTGAGCAAGGCAGGCGGAGACGATGTGGAGGTTATTGCCAGCAAGCTGCTGGAACTCATCTATAATGCTGCTGAAGACCTGGATATCCATATCAGGGAGACCCCACATCCTGATATAGCCTTTGATCGTTTGATTCGAAAAGCGGGCAAAAGCACCCCGGCAGTTCTTCTCATTGATGAATACGATGCTCCGGTTCTTAATAATCTGAACAAACCTGAACTCCCTGCAATCAAAGAATTGCTCCGGGAATTTTACAAGATAATAAAGGCTGATGAGGAGTATATTCGTTTCATCTTCATCACGGGAATTTCCAAATTTACCCAGATGGGAGTGTTCAGTGCCCTCAACCATCTGAATGATATTACTCTGAACGAAGAGTATGCAGGATGTTGCGGGTATACAGCTGACGAAATCGCCTCTGCCTTTGCAGAACAGATCCAAGAAATTCGCAAAAAGCAGCATCTTACGGAGTCGGAATTCTGGGAAAAATTAAGCAGCTATTATAATGGCTATTCCTGGGACGGCGAGACCTTTATGTATAACCCGTTTTCCATTCTGAAGTATTTTGATAATAAGGGCCGTCTTATCCCGTATTGGATGGAAACAGGCTCGCCGGAATACATCATCCGCTACTCAGCCAATAAAAAATATGATCTTGTTGATTTTGAGCAGATAAAGGTTTCGCCAAGCTTTCTCAGCAAGAGGGATATAGATCAGGCCACGCCGGAAAGCTTTCTCACCCAAGCCGGGTATCTCACCATTAAAAAAAGAGAAGAAGAGAGCTATACCCTGGATTTTCCCAATGACGAAGTGCGGCGCTCCTTTTGTGAACTAATCCTGAATGCACAATACACTGTTGCTGATGCCGACATTCTGGGAGTACAGGATGGGCTGCGCAAGGCCTTACAGGAAAAGGATATCGAAAAAATTATCGGCCAATTCCAAATCATCTACTCCTCTATCCCCTATGTTCATTTCGATGCGAACAAGACGGAACATTTTTACTCTGCCACCCTGCTTATGTACTTGCAGGCTGCCGGTTTTGACGCCTCCCCGGAACGCCTGGGCAATAAGGGACGTCTTGACCTCTCACTTTGCCACGAGCAATGCGTCTATATTTTTGAATTGAAAACAGAGTCAGCACAAAAGGCTCTTCGACAGATCAAAGAAAAAAATTATGCAGGAGCCTACAGGAATAGACAAGTCATTCTTGTCGGGCTACGGATTGATTTCAGCGAACGAAATATTGTGCAATATGACGTAGAGCGCTTGTAA